One window from the genome of Haloprofundus halobius encodes:
- a CDS encoding bacterio-opsin activator domain-containing protein has protein sequence MTHQDSPTDGRRIASESPDATHRCTIWLKTDGTIAAVTDLFLETTGYSREEFVGQDALSLLAGDTADTVDGDEDTPLAKAIQRLLDADTISVETVETEVPTADGGYASFALDLISRPPDEEFRGSVGIQPDEGKQGIRDRELWVKTRAMDDASIALCLTDPNRPDNPLIYVNNGFEEVTGYTAEEVVGQNCRFLQGAGTDPETVDQLREAVDEGEHASVELKNYRKDGTPFWNQVEVVPIRDEDGEIVHFLGTQRDVTERKQRERQLREQREQLVALDQINRIIRSINSALVSISTREEVEEIVCERLADSPSYAAAWIGEVNSARGTITRRASAGIDASALDSENTDEGDDQFASPAMEATRTQDVEVVTDLENEPESEWRSWALEHGYRSAAAVPIGFQEFQYDILTIYSEREHGFSGQERDAVTQLREIVGHAINAIERKEALLDNIVVELEFVMRDPNSPLFAATDDSDCTVTYERTIPLADDKAIQFIRVHGMGWEEVQSALTDDPSVDHARVVSEQEDGCLVEIRSPETPITSKLATYGGQVAEAVVEDGEFRVVVEVPHEIDIREIATAVQRAYPDAELVAQRSTTRSVQTLKQFQSALASRLTDKQQAALEAAFAAGYFTWPRESTGEEIAEGLGIAPATFHEHLRNGLAQLLGAALEGTDRSD, from the coding sequence ATGACACACCAAGACTCACCGACAGACGGACGCCGTATCGCGTCGGAATCTCCCGATGCAACGCACCGCTGTACTATCTGGCTCAAAACCGATGGCACCATCGCGGCGGTGACCGACCTGTTCTTGGAGACGACTGGCTACTCCCGCGAGGAGTTCGTCGGTCAGGACGCCCTCTCGCTTTTGGCCGGCGATACCGCCGACACGGTCGATGGAGACGAGGATACCCCCCTCGCCAAGGCGATTCAGCGACTACTCGACGCCGACACCATCTCGGTCGAAACCGTCGAGACGGAGGTACCGACCGCCGACGGCGGGTACGCCTCGTTCGCGCTCGACCTCATCTCGCGACCCCCGGACGAGGAGTTCCGCGGGTCGGTCGGCATCCAACCGGACGAGGGTAAACAGGGAATCCGAGACCGAGAGCTCTGGGTGAAGACTCGCGCGATGGACGACGCCTCCATCGCGCTCTGTCTCACGGACCCGAATCGCCCCGACAACCCGCTCATCTACGTCAACAATGGGTTCGAGGAAGTGACCGGCTACACCGCAGAGGAGGTCGTCGGACAGAACTGTCGGTTCCTCCAGGGCGCGGGCACCGACCCCGAAACCGTCGACCAACTCCGCGAGGCCGTCGACGAGGGCGAACACGCCTCGGTCGAACTCAAGAACTACCGGAAGGACGGGACGCCGTTCTGGAATCAGGTCGAAGTCGTGCCGATTCGGGACGAAGACGGCGAAATCGTCCACTTCCTCGGCACCCAGCGCGACGTCACCGAGCGAAAACAGCGGGAACGACAGCTCCGAGAGCAGCGCGAACAGCTCGTCGCGCTCGACCAGATAAACCGGATCATTCGAAGCATCAACAGCGCGCTCGTCTCGATATCCACCCGCGAGGAGGTCGAAGAGATCGTCTGCGAACGACTGGCCGACTCGCCCTCGTACGCGGCGGCGTGGATCGGCGAAGTCAACAGCGCTCGCGGGACGATTACGCGGCGAGCGAGCGCCGGAATCGACGCCTCCGCACTCGACTCGGAGAACACGGACGAGGGGGACGACCAGTTCGCCTCTCCGGCGATGGAGGCGACGCGAACCCAGGATGTCGAAGTCGTCACCGATCTGGAGAACGAACCCGAGAGCGAGTGGCGGTCGTGGGCGCTCGAACACGGCTATCGGTCGGCGGCCGCGGTTCCCATCGGCTTCCAGGAGTTCCAGTACGATATCCTCACCATCTACTCCGAGCGTGAACACGGTTTCAGCGGGCAGGAGCGCGACGCCGTCACCCAACTCCGCGAAATCGTCGGCCACGCCATCAACGCCATCGAGCGAAAGGAGGCGCTTCTAGACAACATCGTCGTCGAACTCGAGTTCGTCATGCGCGACCCGAACAGTCCGCTGTTCGCGGCGACGGACGACAGCGACTGCACGGTGACGTACGAGCGGACGATTCCGCTCGCTGACGACAAAGCCATCCAGTTCATCCGCGTCCACGGCATGGGCTGGGAGGAGGTCCAGAGCGCGCTCACCGACGACCCGTCCGTCGACCACGCCCGCGTCGTCTCCGAGCAGGAGGACGGCTGTCTGGTCGAGATACGCTCGCCGGAGACGCCCATCACCTCGAAGCTCGCGACCTACGGCGGCCAGGTGGCAGAGGCCGTCGTCGAGGACGGCGAGTTCCGCGTCGTCGTCGAGGTACCGCACGAGATAGACATCCGCGAGATCGCGACGGCGGTCCAGCGGGCGTACCCCGACGCCGAACTCGTCGCACAGCGCTCGACGACGCGCAGCGTCCAGACGCTCAAACAGTTCCAGTCGGCGCTGGCCTCGCGCCTGACGGACAAACAGCAGGCCGCGCTCGAAGCCGCGTTCGCCGCGGGTTACTTCACGTGGCCGCGCGAGAGCACCGGCGAGGAGATCGCCGAGGGACTCGGCATCGCGCCGGCGACGTTCCACGAACACCTCAGAAACGGACTCGCCCAGTTGCTCGGGGCGGCGCTCGAAGGCACCGACCGGTCCGACTGA